In Anguilla rostrata isolate EN2019 chromosome 1, ASM1855537v3, whole genome shotgun sequence, a genomic segment contains:
- the tmem147 gene encoding BOS complex subunit TMEM147 isoform X1, with the protein MTLFHFGNCFALAYFPYFITYKCSGLSEYNAFWRCVQAGATYLFVQLCKMLFLATFFPTWEGGAGVYDFVGEFMKATVDLADLLGLHLVMSRNAGKGEYKIMVAAMGWATAELVMSRCIPLWVGARGIEFDWKYIQMSFDSNISLLLVQAMVLSRLDYCNSLLAGLPASAIRPLQLIQNAAARLVYNLPRHSHVTPLLTDLHWLPVMARIKFKTLVLAYQAAKGSAPGYIQRIIRPYTPARPLRSATSGRLAPPPLRVCTSRSCLLSVLAPRWWNDLPVAVTTAENLTTFKRRLKTHLFRLHLSPPLPGL; encoded by the exons ATGACGCTTTTTCATTTCGGAAATTGTTTCGCTTTGGCGTATTTCCCGTACTTCATCACCTACAAATGCAGTGGACT ATCGGAGTACAATGCATTTTGGAGATGTGTACAAGCTGGGGCTACGTATCTTTTTGTGCAGCTCTGTAAG ATGCTGTTTCTTGCCACGTTTTTCCCAACTTGGGAAGGTGGGGCTGGTGTGTATGACTTTGTTGGG gagTTTATGAAGGCTACTGTGGACCTGGCGGACCTGCTGGGCCTCCATCTGGTCATGTCCAGGAATGCTGGGAAGGGGGAATACAAGATAATGGTGGCGGCCATGGGCTGGGCCACGGCAGAACTGGTCATGTCAag GTGCATCCCGCTGTGGGTCGGGGCGCGGGGAATCGAGTTCGACTGGAAGTACATTCAGATGAGCTTCGACTCCAACATCAGTCTG ctcctggttcaagcgatggtcctgtcccgcctggactactgcaactcgctgctggctggtctgccagcatccgccatcagacccctgcaactcatccagaatgctgcagcgcgtctggtctacaacctccccagacattcccatgtcacccccctgctcactgacctccactggctgcctgttatggctcgcatcaaatttaagactttggtgcttgcataccaggcagctaaggggtcagcaccaggatacatccagaggatcatcagaccatacacaccagccagacctctccgttctgccacctctggacgcttggcacctccccctcttcgggtctgtacttcccgctcgtgtctgctgtctgtcctggcccctcgctggtggaatgacctccccgtggcggtcacaacagcagagaatctgactaccttcaaacgcagactaaagactcatctcttcaggctgcacctctccccacccctccctggcctatag